A region from the Candidatus Hydrogenedentota bacterium genome encodes:
- a CDS encoding amidohydrolase family protein, with protein sequence GRSRVMFGTNYPMLTPEVCLGQVPTLGLSDEVLEMFLHANAERVFGI encoded by the coding sequence GGGCGCTCCAGGGTCATGTTTGGCACCAACTATCCCATGCTCACCCCCGAAGTGTGTCTTGGCCAAGTCCCTACACTCGGATTAAGTGATGAGGTGCTGGAGATGTTCCTCCATGCCAACGCGGAGAGGGTGTTTGGCATCTGA
- a CDS encoding alpha/beta hydrolase family protein: MSHASVRLRRAIVLVALALASGVTSRAQETPEIPPYSVQPYMRARFDETGRALRFAGSTPNDVAVWRETARAKLREIIGIPTMKRAPLNPNVTESVDCGDYTRERVEIQTEPGIVMPVYVLIPKEGKKPFPVMIAPHGHGGGGKLAVAGVGDNPDVAKSIEEHHYAYGVDLCKAGFIVFCPDARGFGERQELAAKERGILQQSCQWLNNMAMPLGQTVTGMWVWDLMRLADYVETRDDCDAKRMGCAGLSGGGLQTLWFTALDDRVKAAVVSGYYYGVKESLLDMHNNCSCNYVPHLWENADHGDLGALIAPRPLMIQTGDEDSLNGAGGLDNVRPQIELAHRVYEILGSPEFPKHDVFHGPHRWDSTNAVPFLVKKVKK; the protein is encoded by the coding sequence GTGAGCCATGCAAGCGTCCGGCTACGGCGAGCGATTGTATTGGTCGCATTGGCTCTCGCCTCAGGCGTGACATCGCGAGCTCAGGAGACACCAGAAATACCTCCCTACTCGGTGCAGCCGTACATGCGCGCGCGGTTCGACGAGACAGGTCGCGCGCTGCGTTTTGCAGGCTCCACGCCGAACGACGTGGCAGTCTGGCGTGAAACCGCACGGGCAAAACTGCGCGAGATTATCGGCATCCCCACCATGAAGCGAGCGCCACTTAATCCAAACGTTACAGAGAGTGTCGATTGCGGCGACTACACGCGGGAACGTGTCGAGATTCAGACCGAACCTGGCATCGTCATGCCTGTGTATGTACTCATTCCAAAGGAAGGCAAGAAACCGTTTCCGGTGATGATCGCCCCGCACGGACACGGCGGCGGCGGTAAGCTTGCGGTGGCGGGCGTAGGCGACAACCCGGACGTAGCGAAATCCATCGAAGAGCATCACTACGCCTACGGCGTGGATTTGTGCAAGGCGGGCTTCATTGTGTTCTGTCCCGACGCGCGCGGATTCGGCGAACGGCAAGAGCTTGCGGCGAAGGAACGAGGCATATTGCAGCAGTCGTGCCAGTGGCTCAACAACATGGCCATGCCGCTGGGGCAGACGGTAACGGGCATGTGGGTGTGGGACCTTATGCGTCTCGCGGATTATGTGGAGACGCGCGATGATTGTGACGCCAAACGCATGGGGTGCGCCGGACTCAGCGGCGGCGGCCTGCAAACGCTATGGTTCACGGCGCTGGACGACCGCGTGAAAGCGGCCGTCGTGAGCGGGTATTACTATGGAGTAAAAGAGTCGCTACTCGACATGCACAACAATTGTTCGTGCAATTACGTGCCCCACCTCTGGGAAAACGCGGATCACGGCGACCTCGGCGCGCTCATTGCGCCGCGCCCGCTCATGATTCAAACCGGCGATGAAGACTCTCTCAATGGCGCTGGCGGCCTGGACAATGTGCGTCCGCAAATTGAGTTAGCCCATCGCGTCTACGAAATCCTTGGATCCCCGGAATTCCCCAAGCACGATGTCTTCCACGGTCCTCACCGCTGGGACAGCACAAATGCCGTGCCGTTCTTGGTAAAAAAGGTAAAAAAGTAG